The sequence GACGACGACGCGGGTAGCGGAGGCGGACGGGTTGGGGGCGAAGACGCGCCAGCTCGACGTGCGCACGACCGCCTCGGTCGAAGTGGAGGCGATCCGCGAGCGATGGGCGGGCATGGTCAACGACGCGCTGGAACACGCCCAGGTGCCGGAGCGGGTCGATCATCGCAGCTACGAGCGTCAGGGGCTGGATATCGAGCCTACGGTCAAGATGGGCCATGCGTCGGCCGCGATCGAGCGGCGCGCCGAGCGGGAGCAGATCGCAGCCGGTGAGGAGCCGCACGCCGTCACCCCGCGCGGGCAGATGAACGAGGCGATCATGGAGAAGCGGGGGCTGGCCTACTACATCGAGTATGGCGAGCAGCGGATACGGGAGTGGACCGGCCAGGCTCGGGAGCGGGTCGAACATCTGGCGCAGAGCATGTCGAGCTTCGTCCAGGGCGCGGCGAGGGCAATGCGGGCGGGGTTGCAGACCAGCGCCGGCGATGGATTCGATGGGTTGCCGGCAATCGACCAGTCACCCCGCCGCGAGCAGACCGGCTCCGAGCTGGATCAACCGCAGATCGAGCGTGATCGACAGCGGGACCGGCAACACGACCACGATATCGGGTTTGGACGGTAGGCAGGTTAGTCGCGTAGAATCTCGGTGACGCGGCGCGCAGCAGCCAGTTCGAGAATACGGCTGATGACGGTATCGTAGAGCTTGGGCGGGATGAAGCCGTAGGCGAAGCGATCCTTGCTCCCAGGCACGGGCCGAATGTCATAGCCCGGCCAGGCGAACTGGTTCACTTCATCCAGCACGATCCAGGAGCGATCGTCATCAAGGCCGAGCGCCTGTTTGACGCGAGGCGGCAGCTCGACCGCTTCCCCGTCTTTCGCGGGCGGGGTGTGCGTGATCGGTGCGACCGTCACGCG comes from Sphingomonas carotinifaciens and encodes:
- the mobQ gene encoding MobQ family relaxase; its protein translation is MAIYHLAVKSVSRSTGRSAVAAAAYRAGAYLENERDGLVHDYTRRGGVEDAFIVAPEGAEWAQDRSALWNAAEAAEKRKDAKVAREYELGLPAELDAGQRRDLVRAFAEDVCDRYGVAVDAAIHAPHDYGDDRNHHAHVMTTTRVAEADGLGAKTRQLDVRTTASVEVEAIRERWAGMVNDALEHAQVPERVDHRSYERQGLDIEPTVKMGHASAAIERRAEREQIAAGEEPHAVTPRGQMNEAIMEKRGLAYYIEYGEQRIREWTGQARERVEHLAQSMSSFVQGAARAMRAGLQTSAGDGFDGLPAIDQSPRREQTGSELDQPQIERDRQRDRQHDHDIGFGR
- a CDS encoding type II toxin-antitoxin system PemK/MazF family toxin, coding for MSLPTPEPGLVIPYAYLWRHEHRKGQEEGRKVRPSVIVLSVQSPKGGAPRVTVAPITHTPPAKDGEAVELPPRVKQALGLDDDRSWIVLDEVNQFAWPGYDIRPVPGSKDRFAYGFIPPKLYDTVISRILELAAARRVTEILRD